CCCTGTCTACCAGGACTTCTGATGCGTATAATAAAGACATAATTTTTGGGTCCAATGGATCTATAATTACCGAATCCATTCCTCGTGCAACACACATTACAAAAAATGCCTGATTCAAAACTTTCCTTTGGGGTAATCCAAATGAGATATTGCTTAGACCACAAGTAGTATGAACTCCCTTGTAACGATTATTAATTTCTTCCAAGGCAACGAGTACCTCATTTCCAAAACTGCTGTTTACACTTACTGGCTTTACTAATGGATCTAAAAATACATCCTCCATTGGTATGCCTTCCTTTGTAAAGACATCGTGAAACTTTTCAACAACCTTTAATCTATCTTCTGCTGTATTTGGCATCCCTGAATCATCCATACATAATGCAATTACTTTAGCTTGGTACTTTCTAATAAGTGGAACAATGGCTTCAAGTTTCTCTTTTTCGGCGGTAATTGAATTTATCATAGCTTTACCCTTATGTACCGCTAACGCCTTTTCAATAACCTCTGGATCAGCACTATCTATTGCCAGGGGAACCTCAACAACTGCTTGAACAGTATCCATCAACCATAATAAGTGTTCAGCCTCATCATCTACAAAAGCACCTGCATTGACATCTAGATAATGAGCACCTGCTTCAACCTGCTTCTTTGCTAGATCCTTTACAAATTCAACATCTCGTTTTTCAATGGCATCTTTTACTTCTCGCCTTGTAGAATTAAGCAACTCGCCAATAATTATCAAAATTCTAACCTCCCTCTTTTTTGAGAATTTTTTAATAATTATAAACAATCCATACTTCTCATACTTCTATAAAATATTTCTAAGGCCTTTGGCTTGCCATGCAAGCCTTCTTGTTTATAACTGCCAAAAAAATAAAGAAACCAGTAAGCATAATGATTATGCTTACTAGTTTCTTTGCAATTCTTGCCTCCACATATGCAAAATATTACTGGAGCACATGTTTTGTTTACCTTTATTATTTGTTTTCATTGTTTATTGAGTTTGGCCAATACTCTATTTGTTTGACACATGTTGTTCTTGATTCTTCTCTTGATCTTCATAATTAGCTTTATTCTCCAAAACAATCTTGTTTACTCCGTTTAAAAATGCCATAACGCTTGCTTTAATTACATC
The sequence above is drawn from the Desulfitibacter alkalitolerans DSM 16504 genome and encodes:
- a CDS encoding methyltetrahydrofolate cobalamin methyltransferase; this translates as MIIIGELLNSTRREVKDAIEKRDVEFVKDLAKKQVEAGAHYLDVNAGAFVDDEAEHLLWLMDTVQAVVEVPLAIDSADPEVIEKALAVHKGKAMINSITAEKEKLEAIVPLIRKYQAKVIALCMDDSGMPNTAEDRLKVVEKFHDVFTKEGIPMEDVFLDPLVKPVSVNSSFGNEVLVALEEINNRYKGVHTTCGLSNISFGLPQRKVLNQAFFVMCVARGMDSVIIDPLDPKIMSLLYASEVLVDRDPRCANYLKAVRRGVVQG